Proteins encoded in a region of the Zea mays cultivar B73 chromosome 4, Zm-B73-REFERENCE-NAM-5.0, whole genome shotgun sequence genome:
- the LOC100192508 gene encoding uncharacterized protein LOC100192508 yields the protein MCSVRARPYPLLLRRRGFPASASRPSSLAKTPSEAPWLDSAQFVPCSPLRRALSLLSPMALSPRSASGSGTVPSSLAIAPMSARACSAAVSSRLPAALVLAAAPSRSPFPASSSLLAASYRAPISRARAPGRIAGPRTRPSFAA from the coding sequence ATGTGCTCTGTGCGCGCGCGCCCATATCCCCTGCTCCTCCGGCGTCGCGGCTTCCCAGCTTCTGCCAGCCGGCCGAGCTCTCTCGCCAAGACCCCATCCGAAGCTCCCTGGCTTGACTCTGCCCAGTTCGTGCCCTGCTCGCCTCTGCGTCGCGCGCTCTCCCTGCTATCTCCCATGGCGCTCTCTCCCCGCTCGGCCTCCGGCTCCGGCACTGTGCCGAGCTCCCTGGCCATCGCGCCCATGTCGGCCAGAGCTTGCTCGGCCGCGGTCTCGTCCCGGCTCCCTGCTGCGCTTGTCCTGGCAGCCGCGCCCAGCCGAAGCCCCTTTCCTGCGAGCTCCTCCCTGCTAGCCGCAAGCTACCGAGCTCCTATCTCCCGTGCGCGCGCCCCTGGCCGCATCGctggccctcggacccggccatcGTTTGCCGCTTAA